The Shewanella sp. MTB7 genome includes a window with the following:
- a CDS encoding TonB-dependent receptor produces MRTSNFKKSILATNIALMLGTAVSMSAIAAEADSVPTVNDDNIEKIEVRGLRASMKASINEKRFSDAVVDAVSAEDIGKFPDGDIGESLARIPGVSVSRQFGQGQQVSIRGASSQLTRTLLNGHAVASTGWFDQQSIDRSFNYSLLPPVMVSGIEVYKSSQADITEGGIGGTVIVKTRKPLDLEANTAYLSAKGDYGSVSENIDPELSGLYSWKNEIENFGILVAAAGSKTDYQRNGIETLLGWGEIVPTTFQQDRERTAVNVAAQYRPTDSLEFGLTVTTLDLDANNANTSLFLFPTQQGESTCNQTNAAGVCVDITHSGVDAFAWAQTWARKAQMSSDTYDLDFNFEAENFTLEGRIGNTSAKGGTSLTSNYGNSIGKSSDFAGHYDATGEIIDIDIANKTFDSSDFNGELATAGWALKKQPNTDEETYAQFNVTIPVELGAITSFKTGVRYADHDVTQETDIANVGDIASRDASYYYSGTMSSGAGFTLPKPNFDAMISDANAAIDGFTRDKSGYGTLNEKNLALYGMANFEAEGIRGNVGLRFVSSDIESDYYALSNTGEFADNLTTDTASYSDVLPSVNVAFDLTSDLILRTSAAQVISRPNYSELFATSTLPGLNDGTPGNEKLNRGSVSLEPFKATQADVSLEWYFGGEGLAAITYFIKDVSSFISTRQKLNQQIGIDDNDLIAAGGSACGVGVYDCWTVSEKYNANGGHIEGVELQLQDSFDSGFGYAANYTYADAGSPADNYPDQVGVFSDSSKHTVNLVGYYENNSFNARLAYNWRSEYMMRELPGFYGNRQHQDYGTLDLSAGYSVTEWMDITFEAVNLTEEDSIQIGVAPLDAEVIPEFKADYPVWSFEGEARYKVGVALRF; encoded by the coding sequence ATGCGAACATCTAATTTTAAGAAAAGTATATTGGCGACAAATATTGCTTTAATGCTGGGAACTGCAGTCTCGATGTCTGCAATCGCAGCTGAAGCGGACTCAGTACCTACAGTAAATGATGATAATATTGAAAAAATTGAAGTTCGTGGTCTTCGTGCTTCTATGAAAGCTTCTATTAATGAAAAACGATTCTCTGATGCCGTAGTTGATGCTGTATCGGCTGAAGATATTGGTAAATTCCCTGATGGTGATATCGGTGAATCATTAGCTCGCATACCAGGTGTAAGCGTTAGTCGCCAGTTTGGGCAGGGACAGCAAGTTTCAATTCGTGGCGCATCCTCACAGTTAACTCGAACCTTGTTAAACGGTCACGCGGTTGCTTCAACGGGTTGGTTTGATCAGCAATCAATTGATCGTAGTTTTAACTATTCACTTCTACCACCTGTAATGGTTAGTGGAATTGAAGTTTATAAATCATCTCAAGCAGATATTACCGAAGGTGGTATTGGTGGTACTGTAATAGTCAAGACCCGTAAGCCACTTGATTTAGAAGCGAATACTGCCTACTTAAGTGCCAAGGGAGATTACGGCTCTGTTTCAGAAAATATAGATCCTGAGTTGTCAGGGTTATATAGCTGGAAAAATGAAATTGAAAATTTTGGTATATTGGTTGCGGCAGCAGGCTCGAAAACTGATTATCAGCGTAATGGTATTGAAACGCTTCTTGGTTGGGGCGAAATTGTTCCAACAACTTTTCAGCAAGATCGTGAGCGTACAGCGGTCAATGTAGCCGCTCAATATCGCCCAACAGACAGTTTAGAGTTCGGTTTAACGGTAACAACCTTAGATCTTGATGCTAATAATGCAAACACCTCACTCTTTTTATTCCCGACACAACAAGGTGAATCGACTTGTAATCAAACCAATGCTGCTGGAGTTTGTGTTGATATCACTCATTCAGGTGTAGATGCATTTGCTTGGGCTCAGACTTGGGCGCGTAAAGCTCAAATGTCATCTGATACCTATGATTTAGATTTTAACTTCGAAGCTGAGAATTTTACGCTTGAAGGCCGTATTGGTAATACTTCGGCGAAAGGTGGTACTAGCCTTACTTCTAACTACGGTAACTCCATCGGCAAGTCTAGTGACTTTGCTGGCCACTATGATGCTACTGGTGAAATCATTGACATCGATATCGCAAATAAGACATTTGATTCAAGTGACTTTAATGGTGAGCTAGCGACAGCGGGCTGGGCGCTTAAGAAGCAACCAAATACAGATGAAGAAACATATGCACAATTTAATGTAACTATCCCCGTTGAGCTTGGAGCTATAACGTCATTTAAGACCGGTGTTCGATATGCAGATCATGATGTGACGCAAGAAACTGATATAGCTAACGTTGGTGATATAGCCTCTCGTGATGCTTCGTACTATTACAGCGGTACTATGTCATCAGGTGCAGGTTTTACTCTGCCAAAACCTAACTTTGATGCCATGATTTCAGATGCAAATGCAGCAATTGATGGTTTTACTCGTGATAAGTCAGGTTACGGAACACTAAACGAGAAGAACCTAGCTCTTTATGGAATGGCTAATTTCGAAGCTGAAGGTATACGAGGTAACGTCGGTCTGCGTTTTGTTTCAAGTGATATTGAATCTGATTATTATGCGTTAAGTAACACTGGTGAGTTTGCTGATAACTTGACTACAGATACGGCGAGTTATAGCGATGTTCTTCCAAGTGTTAACGTGGCATTTGATTTAACATCGGATCTGATTTTACGTACTTCAGCGGCTCAAGTTATCTCTCGTCCTAACTATTCTGAGTTATTCGCAACCTCGACTTTACCGGGTTTGAATGATGGCACACCTGGTAACGAGAAACTTAACCGAGGTTCTGTTTCTCTAGAACCATTTAAAGCGACTCAAGCAGATGTAAGTTTAGAGTGGTACTTTGGTGGTGAAGGGCTTGCTGCGATAACTTACTTTATCAAGGACGTGAGCTCATTTATCTCTACACGTCAAAAGCTTAACCAACAGATCGGTATTGATGATAATGATTTGATTGCTGCTGGTGGAAGTGCTTGTGGAGTCGGAGTTTACGATTGCTGGACTGTAAGTGAAAAGTATAATGCTAACGGTGGTCATATCGAAGGTGTTGAGCTGCAATTACAAGACTCGTTTGATAGTGGATTTGGTTATGCTGCAAACTACACGTATGCAGATGCTGGTTCACCTGCTGACAACTACCCTGATCAAGTCGGTGTATTCTCAGATTCATCTAAGCACACTGTAAACTTAGTTGGTTACTATGAGAATAATAGCTTTAATGCTCGTCTAGCTTATAACTGGCGTAGTGAATACATGATGCGTGAACTCCCTGGTTTCTACGGTAACCGTCAGCACCAGGATTACGGCACATTAGACTTAAGTGCTGGATACAGTGTTACCGAATGGATGGATATTACGTTTGAAGCGGTTAACTTAACTGAAGAAGATAGTATTCAAATCGGTGTTGCTCCACTGGACGCTGAAGTTATTCCAGAGTTTAAAGCTGATTACCCAGTATGGAGCTTCGAAGGTGAAGCTCGTTATAAAGTCGGCGTTGCACTACGTTTCTGA
- a CDS encoding tryptophan halogenase family protein, which produces MDIKKVVIVGGGTAGWLAANHFGKALLNTEGVSVTLIESPDIPTIGVGEGTVPAIRKSLQSFGISESEFITQCDVTFKQSIKFSNWLNKDKHGHDNAFHHLFDMPSPLGDDLTPFWLNHQHYDYSKLVSPQFVACEAFKAPKKITTPEYEGSLGYAYHLNAAKFAKLLAKNGRDRFCVEHIFANVSEVKLNESGAVGSLVTDTHGELFFDFYIDCTGFETLIIDKSLKVPFIDKSEQLFVDRALVVQVPTDINASIPPFTMATAHQAGWIWDIALTNRRGVGFVYSTKYMDDETAIGKLDKYLGGGLSDLSYRILPMKVGYREKFWHQNCVCLGLAQGFLEPLEATSILLTDFAANYIANRFPQSMAQMQTIQPQFNQVMGYAWERVVEFIKLHYCLSDRVDSQFWIDNRDPSTIPDELVRRLALWESYAPNREDFFSKFEVFDLENYLYVLYGMKYHTQANNLTDEQSHLANKQSQQLAKIGQQLTEELPDHRELLNKIKAHGLQSI; this is translated from the coding sequence ATGGATATTAAAAAAGTAGTTATCGTTGGCGGTGGAACTGCAGGCTGGTTAGCTGCAAATCATTTCGGTAAAGCTTTGCTTAATACTGAAGGAGTCTCAGTTACTTTAATTGAGTCTCCAGATATTCCGACTATTGGTGTAGGCGAAGGAACGGTTCCTGCAATTAGAAAATCTCTACAGAGTTTCGGAATAAGTGAAAGTGAGTTTATTACGCAATGTGATGTAACGTTTAAGCAGTCGATAAAATTTTCAAATTGGTTAAATAAAGATAAACATGGTCATGATAATGCTTTTCACCACCTGTTTGATATGCCATCGCCTTTGGGCGATGACTTGACGCCTTTCTGGCTAAATCATCAGCACTATGACTATTCGAAACTTGTTTCTCCTCAGTTTGTGGCCTGTGAAGCTTTTAAAGCACCGAAGAAGATAACTACGCCTGAATATGAGGGTTCACTTGGATATGCTTATCATTTAAATGCAGCAAAATTTGCAAAGCTATTGGCAAAAAATGGTCGAGATCGTTTTTGTGTCGAACATATTTTTGCTAATGTCAGTGAGGTTAAACTCAATGAATCAGGGGCTGTAGGCTCGTTAGTTACAGATACTCATGGCGAGCTGTTTTTTGATTTTTATATTGATTGTACTGGGTTTGAGACCCTTATTATAGACAAGAGCCTCAAGGTGCCTTTTATCGATAAGTCAGAACAGCTGTTTGTCGATAGAGCTTTAGTAGTACAAGTTCCTACGGATATTAACGCATCTATCCCACCCTTCACCATGGCAACAGCTCACCAAGCAGGTTGGATCTGGGATATTGCGTTAACGAATAGAAGGGGGGTCGGTTTTGTCTATTCAACCAAATACATGGATGATGAAACAGCTATTGGTAAGCTTGATAAATACTTAGGAGGAGGGTTATCAGATTTAAGTTACCGTATTCTGCCGATGAAAGTCGGGTATAGAGAGAAGTTTTGGCATCAAAATTGTGTTTGTCTCGGTTTAGCTCAAGGTTTTTTAGAGCCATTAGAGGCAACTTCCATCCTTCTTACTGACTTTGCGGCTAACTATATCGCTAATCGTTTCCCTCAATCAATGGCACAAATGCAGACTATTCAACCTCAATTTAATCAGGTTATGGGCTACGCTTGGGAAAGAGTCGTAGAGTTTATTAAGTTGCATTACTGTTTGTCGGATAGAGTAGACTCTCAGTTTTGGATAGATAATAGAGACCCAAGTACCATTCCTGATGAATTAGTGAGAAGATTAGCTCTTTGGGAAAGTTATGCGCCTAATCGAGAAGATTTTTTTAGCAAATTTGAAGTGTTCGATCTTGAGAACTATCTCTATGTTCTTTACGGAATGAAGTACCACACTCAAGCGAACAATCTAACAGATGAACAATCGCATCTTGCCAATAAACAGTCTCAGCAGCTTGCTAAAATTGGTCAGCAACTGACAGAGGAATTACCTGATCACAGGGAGTTACTTAATAAGATCAAAGCGCATGGACTTCAATCAATCTAG
- a CDS encoding SapC family protein, translated as MTNISPLNSTVHLNTAIKESKDYRRFAAQSLIPVVVQEFAILATEFPIVFVKNTENGQFTPIAMMGINNNFNLYCQTENWDASVTPIGFSKSPLSLMQTSQNSEEVMVFIDEKSELVTTDEGDKLFDKSGEQTEYLKKRSNALLDLASFTQQTAGITKYFADLNLLTPKQLTVKLSSDSPQVNIDGVYIIDEKALRELKDEEFLTLKSKGLLPLIYAHLTSLHQIARLITKQNEFDETQS; from the coding sequence ATGACAAATATTTCTCCACTGAATTCAACAGTACATCTGAATACTGCGATAAAAGAGTCCAAGGACTACCGTCGCTTTGCTGCACAAAGCTTGATCCCTGTCGTCGTACAAGAATTTGCCATATTGGCTACAGAATTTCCTATTGTCTTCGTAAAAAATACAGAAAATGGTCAATTTACACCTATCGCCATGATGGGAATTAACAATAATTTCAACCTGTACTGTCAAACTGAAAATTGGGATGCTTCAGTAACCCCTATTGGCTTTAGCAAATCACCACTATCCTTAATGCAAACATCACAAAATAGCGAAGAGGTGATGGTATTTATCGATGAAAAGAGTGAACTTGTCACTACAGATGAAGGTGATAAACTTTTCGACAAATCTGGCGAACAAACTGAATACTTAAAAAAACGCTCAAATGCCCTATTGGATCTAGCGAGCTTTACCCAGCAAACGGCTGGCATCACTAAATATTTTGCAGATTTAAATCTGTTGACCCCTAAACAACTCACAGTAAAGCTCAGCAGTGACAGTCCACAAGTCAACATTGATGGGGTATATATTATCGATGAGAAGGCATTGAGGGAGCTAAAAGATGAAGAGTTTCTTACCCTAAAAAGCAAAGGCCTATTGCCACTCATCTATGCTCACTTAACCTCACTGCATCAGATTGCGAGGTTGATCACTAAGCAAAATGAGTTTGATGAAACTCAGTCTTAA